Proteins encoded by one window of Leptolyngbyaceae cyanobacterium:
- a CDS encoding response regulator yields the protein MYSGSVSMSLSNIKLPDADGCWLIGEVKSRQARRGKKIAAIAVTGLVDDDDRIRILKAGFQKHLSKPVEPDKLVEVLAKLTGRDKPG from the coding sequence CTGTACTCAGGAAGCGTGAGTATGTCACTCAGCAATATCAAGTTACCAGATGCAGATGGCTGCTGGCTAATCGGTGAGGTGAAGTCGCGTCAGGCGCGGCGAGGTAAAAAAATTGCAGCGATTGCCGTGACGGGGTTGGTTGACGATGACGATCGCATCCGTATACTTAAAGCAGGTTTTCAGAAGCACTTATCGAAACCTGTCGAGCCGGATAAGTTAGTGGAAGTTTTAGCTAAGCTTACTGGACGGGATAAACCTGGTTGA